Part of the Sander lucioperca isolate FBNREF2018 chromosome 1, SLUC_FBN_1.2, whole genome shotgun sequence genome is shown below.
CAGTGTGCTTTGTCAACTAATGAGGGACGAGTGGGGCCACCTGTTCAGGGGTGCTGGGCGGAGAGCATGATGGGATTTGGGGATGGGGGATGTGTGGGGGGTTCGGTGGTGGAACAGCTGCTGGGTGCTGGGTGTGTGCATGATGTGTATGCGTGCACTTGTTAAGGGGGTTGTGTTTGTTGTTATGGCTGCTGCATGAGTTTTACACTTACTTTCCATGTCTACTGCGTACACGTGAATCATTGTCCCAGGCTGAGCTTCTCACAGATAAAGTCCTCCGTAGGGCTTTTGGAGGGAGATTTACCTGAGAATAGAATTAATCAGGTGCGTTATAATTCCTCTGGTATCTTGTCTTATCTGGATGCTAGTTTTCTTTTCGTTAAATCACAGTAGCAATAACAGCTCAAACTCCTACACTGGGCACTACATTTCCCATTATGCAACTCATTAACGCCTTTCACTATACCCTCCCTGCCTCCTAAATGCCCAGTTATTTGAAACTCCAGTTTGTAATGCAGGCTTTTGGTTGAAATGTTTAAGCCAACACTGAGATAACTCTGCAAAAAGTGCCTGCAGAGCCACATTAGACATTATTCATCATTAGACCTTATTTGTGAGAGTTTACCACTCGACTAACTCAACAAAACATCACAGATAGAAACATCTCAATTAAAATaaccaaaacaagttttgaCTTAGAAAATAATGTACGATCCCATTGCTCACAGTAACAAGCTGATTGAGAAACTAGGTTTCCATGGTGTTTAAAAACTACACTGTTGTGGAGGAACAGAATAGAAAAGAATAGAAAGTACAATCTGCCTTCTGACAttaagcagcaacaacaacaaagtccAGTAATGCTGCATTGCTGAGCACATTCACCAGTCAGCCAACCAACCTGGCTCAGCTCCATCACACAGGAGGCGGGGAAGTAGCCCTGCTGGCCGTCCTGCAGCCGCCCAAaccacctctcctcctcatgtCTGGGCAGCACCAGGATAACATCACCCAGAGACAGCTCCAGCTCATCTGGCCAATTGGGCCTGTAGCTGTGCACCACTACCATCTAATGGACAAAGGGAGAGTTACAGCCAGTCATTTTTACTTTGAATTGTGTATCTGTAATGTCATTTTACCCTGCATTTAAATAAGGTACAGTTTGTTGCATTCCTCTTTGTTGTACTGTTAAAAGCTGTAGTCACTGTCTATGTTTGTATCTGCAGTCCACAGGTTAGACACGGTGAATGGAGAGGATTATGTGTCAAGACTCAGAGATTAACTGCTGTGCTGTGAAACAGAAATCCGGGTCTACTCTTCATTATCTGTTCCTTCTAAATATGGTCCATATTTTGTCGGAGGAATTAGATGAATGACACATAATTGATCCACAGGAAATTGACCGACTTTACATAACATCAATGTCAAACTCATATCAATAAGACATTAAATAATCAGTTTTGATTCATATTTCTGCTGTTTAAGACCCACATTATGTTAAACTGATAACCTACAGCCAATGATACATTTTTGTCAATGCATATTAGATGGATATTTGAATGAAGGAGAATGTTTAACTTGCCTTTTCAGCTTCTGGTCTGTATCGATACCTCCCTGTTAACCATTGAGAGTGGAAATGAATCAGCGAAAAAGGTTAGTTTTGTATGCAAATGTGAATAATAATTTCTTTACATAAATGCTTGTACATAAGCATATCTACAACCCTGTCCTTCAGTAAATGAACAGTACATagggagagaaaacaaacaatctAACCCCATTATTTATTCGTCATCTGACATTGATATGCCATCTCATTCTCACTAACAATGAAAACTGATGTCCTGCTAAGCCACACTTCACTGCAGATATGATTTCACTCACCTTGAGGAGCAAGGACAGTGGTGATGACTTCAAAGTTTTCATTGCTGTGCATGTAGATGCGCTGCATCTTGAAGATCTGACACTTGCACACTGATCGAAGCTCCTGCACTCTCTCTGCACTACCAAAATAAATGCAGCTGACTAATCCACTGCAGCACTGACTGGAGCTGGGCACACGCAACAACACGTCCTTCCTACAGGGAACACACACAAGTACAGCACAAGACTTGGGACAAATAGTCCTAGGACGAAAAGTGTGTGATTATTACACTAATAGTTGGGGTTTTCTTAATTTTGCAGATTAGAAATTTCACCACGTAAAGAtctattttcaatatttttttgctCAGCAATGGAAATGTCTTCATCTCAGAGATCATGCTTGACCACCTCATCTTCATGCCAGTGCCTATTGTTCTTTGACCATCTGGTCACATGCGAGGGAAGTTTAGAGGCCGCTGCCACTGCTCGCCTGACGTAGATGAGAATTTATAATTTCATCTCGTCAAGAGCGCTTGATTGATTTAGGGTTATTGACTGTGTCCCATTTTCCAGTGGCCTGGGTAAGCAGGGACCAAGATGAATGGGCTTGGGACAGGGTGGCGGACTGCTCAACAGATGGTGATTGAaccctccccacacacacacacacacacacacacacacacacacacacacacacacacacacatcacgttgcaaacacacacacacacacacacacacagctcccctCTCCCGCTTTGGTGCGATGGAGCTTGGCTGTGAGCTTGTGTCAGTGATTAAAAAGCATCCATCAATAACATGAGAGATCACTCAGCCAGACAATAACATCTGAGCAGTGGAAGTTTGCTGCAAACCTGCAACCATTATAAATATGCCATGTTTTTTATCTCTAACTGCAGAAAGACTTTAATAACTTACAACAAATCTATAGAAAACAGGTGCATTTTATTTTCCCAATCTATTGCAATCAATGTTGAAATCCTATCAGTAGGGCTATGGAtgagtttgtctgtttgtgcaCAGTCTGAAAGTGGAAACACCTGTAAATAGATGAGACAACTAATCTCATTATATTTGGCCTCAGTATTCCTGCAAAACACATGGTTGGACTGAACCCAGAGGAGTCTCTTTCAAAACAGGTAGCACATGAATACATACCTGTACAGAACAAAATAACACCAGTTAGAGTAATATGCTTACTAGAATGATAGAGAAATAGTATTCAAAGTGTTTTTATGTACCTAGATTGTGTCCAAATGTACTGAAGGGGCAAATGTTTTGGCTATCTTGACACTTCTCACTGCTCCTAATTCAGTGTGATGCCTCCAGTCTCGACACCAAGGCCAAAACCTTTACATAACCAAAAACCACAGCTAAGCCAGTTAGAAAACCAATTACTTCTAGGAAGGAGAAAACACTCCATGTTCAAACATTTATCTCTTTAGACAAACCAGGGCAGCACGTGAAATTCACCtaaaaaagctgttttactTTGCAAGCAGAGATGCAGGTGATATTCTGGAAACATTAGATTGCATTAGCTACATCAACCATCGTCACTTCATTAAAAATAGATTTGATTTGTTGTTGAGATGCTTTCACTGGTCTGAGCTTGTTCCAACTGTTTGCTGCTGCAGTTTTATTTAAGCAACCCAACTACGATATTTCATAGTAGGGTTGGGTAATATGAAAATACATGAAACATTAGAATTGTGTATTTTACCATAGCATTTATACAAGGATGTCTATCACTTAAATATGTGTATATTAAATCATTGTGGATAATGTTGCAGACGGTTAAGCACGGACATTTATGGCAAtatagggttaatattgaagcTTTTGGCATCACTGATGAGGTACCTGGATTTGTCAGGCCCTTCATTTAATTATTTGATTACCCAAAAAAACTCCTTCTGctacaagtttatttttatcgaagaacattttttaaactgattTTTCAGAAAATATTACATACATCATATATTAGACGTATATGGACTTTTCCCCCATATGACCCACAACTACAGACTTGCTGCACAGCTTTAGTTAAGCAGCCTGACTCATTAGAAATGTCTTTTCCTCAGCTgacactttgacatgtcatagcaggaaaaacacagggGTGATTAATAGAACAATTGCAATCCATTTGGGTATTCCAGTGCAGCTGCTACGATGTGTGTTTGCTTATTGTAAAAGACTAACTAGGATCAAAATGTCATGTTgtcaaaaactattttttagAAGGAAATCTTTTTAACTTTTATCTTTGCCATCTGTCATCTTTGAGGAAATGACCATTGCATACAGTTTGCAAGGATTCAGTGAATACATGTAGGATTGTGTTGTTGTAATGCTGTTAGTTACACCTGTCCTCCTGCTATTACAagtcaaatgtaaaaaacaaacaaaacagctaTGAAGGTCTGTAAAGAGGTTTCATAGCTGTGACTTTATAAATTCtgcatttaattaaaaaaaaaaaacagaattaaaaCACAATCTAGTGATTTTAATTTGGGCTGCAGTTAAAGTATTTTTCCATCAATATTACACATATTACCAGTTAGCTTCCATGAATGCTGAGACTGATATTTACAGATGTGATGACAGTATAAACACAGTGAAATAGACAGTCACAACATTGCATCCATCATTCACAGGTTAATCAAACAGTCATTTTATATTGCATCATTCATGTTCAGTCCAATGTTTTGATGCCAAGGCACAAACAGATATAGCAGGATACAGGATGTTAGAGTCCTCAATGCTTCCCAGGTTTGcctctcctcttccctcctcctcctcctcctccagctttACCTCCTTTTCCTTTGCCTCCTTTTCCTTTCCCACCATTTCCTTTGCCCTTTCCTGACATGTTGCCTTTGCGTCCTTTCTTCCCTGCTCCCTTCTTGTACTTAGCTGAGGCCTCCTCTCTGTCGTCCTCTCTCATCTGCTTATTGACAGCCTTGGTGATGTCCAACTTGGGCTTCTTGCTGTCCATGAGTTTCAGAAGCTCCAGCTGCTTCTGCTTCTCACTAGAAAAGTTGCCGATGAGGGGCTCAAACTTCCTCTTCTTGCCTGTGTTCTTTGGTGGTTTCTCTTTAGGCAGGCAGTCCTGGAACCTCCCCACAGATGCTGTGGAGGTTTTGGCCACACTTACAGCTTTTGACAGGTCGTCTTTGGACTGCTGGGCTCTAGGCGTCAGCCCCACACCTGGCAGTTTGACCTTTTAGAAGTCAGAATAGAAATATATAGTCAGAaataagaaatgtaaaaatatgtaCATTATACTACAATTTATAATAAATAGAATtaagaaatgtgtaaaaaaaaatgtatactacAATATATAATCTAACAATAAATGCTGAAAAATGGGATCTATGATTAGGCCTAGTTGAAATGTACAGTAAACATGCAGTGTTCATGCCAGAGTAAACCAGACCTTCTGCGCCCTGGCGATGTTCTTCAGCCTGTTGAACTCGTTTTTGGCCACTCTCTCAGTCTTAGCTTTGGTGCGTTTGGCGAACTGGTCCTCATTTGGGTCTGCGGTCTCCGGCACCTCAATCAGCCACTCCTTGGTGTCATCCTTGGCCCTCTTGTAGCCCCAGCGCCTCTTCCACTCCTTCGCGGTCTCATCCCAAACCAGGttggtcttcttcttcttctgtatgCCCTTAAGCTTGGCGAACTCTTCCCATTTTGTTGGAGCTTTAGGCTTCGGAGGTGGCTTCTCTCTGGGCAGCGGGGTCGTCGGCTCTGGTATTTTGGACACTATCGCCTCCTCGACCCTTTCCGTGGGTTGTTTCCAGATCTCGTTGATGAGCAGCTGCGTGTTGTCACGAGCTAACAGCCGTAGGAAGTCGTCTTTCTTCTGCTCTCTAAAGTCCCGCGACTCGATGGTGTTTTTGTCACAAGCTAGCAGGTTACCGATGTCAAACTCCAGGTCAAGCTCTTTCTTCACAGTGATGCTTTTCAGTTTTTCTGCCTCTTCTTGCTCAGCTTTGACTAACAGCTCTTCCACACTGCACGCGGCCATGTTGGTGAGAGCTGAGAATTGTTAAATCCCCACGTGtgaaagagaaacacacactaAATGACTTCCGGGTCATAGTTAGTGTGGAGAAATACCACCTTTAGCCACAAGAGGTCGACGTTGTTCCATTTATTTTGTTGCGATAAGCTTATACTTTATTTACCCCGAGAAGCATAGCTGTGCAGCAGTTGCAATACAAAATGGGAAAAGTAcaagaaatataaaaagtcgGTCGGTCCGCGCGTGCATGTGAGTGCCTTTCTTAAATTCTTATATTTACATCTTTCCCTTCTCCCTCAGTGAAAAACCCAGAATATGcgaatatgttttattttaagtcACCACATCACACTTGTGTAAGTTGCATTCTGGACCaatgacaaaaaataaactagTTGTGAGGTCACAAAATCCTTTCTATGTACACACCTTAAACTGACATTTAAAAGTGcatatggacctttttcacagcagacattttgacttgtcatagtaggaaaagcacagctgaaattgataaccttaacgatggctcaattccatcaagtgtcccagtaagctatttcagtgagtcaacCATGgtctctcctaagtggaatgcagccatcattaatggttttgaatacacctgtgcttttcctactatgacatgtcaacatgtctgctgtaaaaaaagGTCTATTAAAACTTTCCCCCCAAAGTGAAAACAGCCTTCTAGTATCAAATTCTGCGCATACATCATTCTGCGTAGTGAAGCTCAAACATCTAATTTATGTAATAGCGAAACATATTTTTGGGAGGGACTTTTTAAACTGCTGTTTTCGAAGTCAATAATTGTAACCTTTAAAACTAAACTTCagttttttatacattttaatttccacaCTTACAAAAAAGTCAAATCCCCATCATATACAGTAGACATATCTATACATATCAGTGCTCAGTAATTGGtttgtatgttgttttattttttcccattgtattattattattattattattattaatattataacaTTTTGCAAACTTAAGAAGGTATTGCTTAAAATGTCATTCCATTTTACTCCTCTGTGCTGAACATGAAATAAgtgaaagaaaataattcaaaggACGTCCAGACTGATTTGGGTGTGCAGGCTCTTGTACAATTGAAAAGTTCAAAATACAGTCAGTGACAAAACACTACAGTGCAGGGACACTTCAAAAACCTACATAACGAGACACATCTCTTTAAGTTTCTGCGCTGTAAGTCCTATAATGGCTGCACATCATTTTAAAGTTATGGAGTTGTGATAAACTTTATAATAGGATTACTATAAATGTTTTCATGAGAGATTAAATTCATGGAAGTATTAATATCCTTCCTTGTCTGTCAtagtatattctgtatgtgtttcTCCCATAGATCCAGGGCTCTAATAACTCTATTTTTGTCCTTGTCTCTACTAATTTGGagaaggagatggaggagggggaggaggagggggggtttCCATTACAATTGACTGGCTGCTGGTTGCTCAAAGACGATGGTGTTATTATTTTGGGCTCCAGTAATTACATTCATCGACCAGACTTGCCATGTGAATGCTAACACTCTGACAGGCACAGAGATAAGGTCACAAGTGATGTTGTGTTTGGAGATGTGAGGAGGAACTGCGTAATTAGTGGCCCGAAGTCCCTGTCGTGATTTAGAGAGGACTATAAGGTCCTTAGTGACGTGAATGTATGTTGTCTAAAATCCCCCAATTTAAACATAGTCTACTAGTTAGCTGCTGGCCTCGCTGCCTGTGTCACCCACTGTCTCCACAAGTGTTGAAGggtttttgctgacttttgatCCAGCATGAATTCAGCCAAACAAGATTACTTTTCCATGGTGTTCCTTTTATGGACAAATACACAGCACAGGCAGGATGAAGTTCTCTATGAGCTTTGGCCATGGAGCACTCTCAGTGTCTGCATCTCCACAGCTCCTAAATGTGCTTAAAGGATCAGATTTAGAAATAGTTCTCTCAACATATCGCCACTTTCATGTGAAAACCCTCCTCACAGGTTagaattgtttatttattttagccaAAGGAGCATAAAGCAGATTTCTTTGACTCTTTTTATACCAAGTTCCTGTGAAATTGATATTTTGGACATGCAGGAGGGTTTTAATCTGATATTATACAACTGACTGAGTCCCACCATGGTCCCACCTGAGTTCACAGTGTAGCTAATGCAGAGTGTTATGTACACATAgaccttttacttaagtaaaagtagcgaTGCCACAGTGTAGaagtactctgttacaagtaaaagcatCTATTCAAATTTTGAATTcagtaaaaatacaaaagtatGTCTGGAACTCTACTCTTGCCCCCCATGCATGCCCTGGTCTATGTTATGAGTAGTGATGTCTACATGttactgtctttttttgtattgttttcttgTCTTTATGTTGTCAAAAATGCCTTGTGATTTCTGCTGCAACTTAATTTCCCCACGGGGACAATAAACCAATAAACCAATAAACTTAGacttaaaattacaaaagtattggcatcaaaatatacttaatatacaaaaagtaaaagtactcactcTTCAAATGGTTCATTTCATAATATTATTCTATTaatggattataattattgacaCAATTAATGCACAAGCATAATTTTTATATGGGGCTAATTTATATGCTGCAGGGTAGATTAATCTATGAATAAtgttgttgattatattttgtattaataatctgaatctgtTATTAGTAACAAAAGCTTTAACATAAATGCAGTGTAGCAAAATATACTGTGAAATGCAATGAGGTTGAattataaagtagcagaaaatggaaatactcaagtaaagtacctcaaaattgtacttgagtaaatgtacttagtcattttccaccactggtaatGTAACtagaaatataaaatatcttGTTAATGGGGAATGGCTTTTTGTACTGCACACCCTGGGCTTGGAATAATTTACAAATGTTATGTGGAAACACTACACTCATATCAGGTATTCAAATGCCACATTTGCCAAATGCCAATTTTAAACAGTCACACTAAAAGAAATCCTGAAATAACTGAAATATAATGAAGACTTTAAGCACCTTTGCAAAAAAGAATTATGAATGAATACAACTTGTGAATGGTTCACTAAGCAGGGACAAACCCATAGCTTTAACAGGATCAGTGGTTTGCATTATTCAAAGCGCTACAAAGACCATTCATGCCACATATTGTGTCCTATATATAGAATACATGCCCATGTGCAGTTACAATATTGCATTTGTCCACTTTATTTGAAGCTTTTCACAGTTTTTCAAGCCTAGTTAGTATATTAAATGTGTATCTCTATTCTGCATTTCTTCACAGAGAAATGACAATCTGTGCGCTTCACTTTTTGTCATCTTCATCTTTAAATACCTACTGACTGGTGGCCACCACAATCTATGAATCACAGCAGGAAAGAAAGGACATTCATTCATGCAAAAACTAGCCAGAGGCTTCaaacttgctttttttttaaagttgaccTGTTAGCATCAAAAATGAGGTGAGAGCGCTGCAGGGCCAGATATAAAAGAAGGGCAAAATAATCTTAACAGCAGCATCCTGGCATAAATCAGACGTGATTAGCCGCTGACAGTTTGCTCGTGTATTTATAGGCATAGGTACATCAAATTCTTACACCTACTTAGCTGGAGGacacaaaagttttttttacacatttcttcCATGATTTTGTGGAATACCATTCTGTTTGTTGTCTTAAAAAAGAAGCTTTATTAGTCTGCTTTTCTACAGGAAAAGAAGTGCCTGAGCATGTAGAGGACGATTTTCAAGCTTTACACGTGTCACTAAGGCATAAATAAGGCTTTAAAATATTCCCTGAACATACAGTGAACTATAGATTTGTCACTGTGGTAAAGATCATGGGTAATAGATTCACACAACATGATTTTTCAGAGAAGTCTAAATAAAAGGTACTGTATGTCGAAGTTAACCCCGTAAGCCTGCtcatgcaaaacaaaaaatccacaTGACTGAGCTGATAGCTGATAGGTTTAGGCACTTTTGTAGATTACATTCACTA
Proteins encoded:
- the LOC116037876 gene encoding uncharacterized protein LOC116037876, with the protein product MQRIYMHSNENFEVITTVLAPQGRYRYRPEAEKMVVVHSYRPNWPDELELSLGDVILVLPRHEEERWFGRLQDGQQGYFPASCVMELSQVNLPPKALRRTLSVRSSAWDNDSRVRSRHGNGHIRQALRRGSRGGGGGGVGLDEGQGESEGPFLVQRPQIPQPQPVASQPQTHRSPGLLHRILSKCRKKSECQGATNGAFEGD
- the rrs1 gene encoding ribosome biogenesis regulatory protein homolog — its product is MAACSVEELLVKAEQEEAEKLKSITVKKELDLEFDIGNLLACDKNTIESRDFREQKKDDFLRLLARDNTQLLINEIWKQPTERVEEAIVSKIPEPTTPLPREKPPPKPKAPTKWEEFAKLKGIQKKKKTNLVWDETAKEWKRRWGYKRAKDDTKEWLIEVPETADPNEDQFAKRTKAKTERVAKNEFNRLKNIARAQKVKLPGVGLTPRAQQSKDDLSKAVSVAKTSTASVGRFQDCLPKEKPPKNTGKKRKFEPLIGNFSSEKQKQLELLKLMDSKKPKLDITKAVNKQMREDDREEASAKYKKGAGKKGRKGNMSGKGKGNGGKGKGGKGKGGKAGGGGGGGKRRGKPGKH